A genome region from Arthrobacter agilis includes the following:
- a CDS encoding AAA family ATPase, whose translation MAASRNPLDELRETLGHLAEQLKLPGSERIDDRVSELFSARPGPARPLSEVQAELDALVGLDTVKEQVRALVALLQIQARRKAHGLPEVATSQHLVFLGNPGTGKTTVARLLAEMYRAVGLLQKGHLVEVDRSGLVGQYVGETAIKTDRVIRRALDGVLFIDEAYALTPEAGRIDFGPEAIEVLLKRMEDHRHRLVVIVAGYPRLMESFLLSNPGLRSRFAREITFPDYSVDALETIFRQMLVQHEYALEPGADQMLRRILANVHAGEDSGNARFARTLFEQALNRQALRLSLDTERSLDALDRDDVMMLTTDDLVEAAQALGEEPEPEPQPEPERTSWWRWLISPSG comes from the coding sequence ATGGCTGCCAGCCGCAATCCGCTCGACGAACTGCGTGAGACGCTCGGGCATCTGGCCGAGCAGCTCAAGCTCCCCGGTTCCGAGCGGATCGATGACAGGGTCAGTGAGCTGTTCAGTGCGCGGCCGGGCCCGGCCCGGCCGCTCTCCGAAGTGCAGGCGGAGCTCGACGCGCTGGTCGGCCTGGACACCGTGAAGGAACAGGTGCGGGCGCTCGTCGCGTTGCTGCAGATCCAGGCCCGCCGCAAGGCGCACGGCCTGCCGGAAGTCGCCACATCGCAGCATCTGGTGTTCCTCGGGAATCCCGGTACCGGTAAGACGACGGTGGCGCGTCTCCTGGCCGAGATGTACCGCGCGGTCGGGCTGCTGCAGAAGGGCCATCTGGTGGAGGTCGACCGATCAGGCCTCGTCGGTCAGTACGTGGGAGAGACGGCCATCAAGACGGACCGGGTGATCCGCCGGGCGCTGGATGGCGTCCTCTTCATCGATGAGGCCTATGCGTTGACCCCCGAGGCGGGCCGCATAGACTTCGGTCCCGAAGCGATCGAGGTCCTGCTCAAGCGGATGGAGGACCATCGCCACCGTCTAGTGGTGATCGTGGCCGGCTATCCGCGGCTGATGGAGTCCTTCCTGCTGTCCAATCCGGGCCTGCGCTCCCGGTTCGCCCGGGAGATCACCTTTCCCGACTACTCGGTCGACGCACTCGAGACGATCTTCCGCCAGATGCTCGTCCAGCACGAGTACGCCCTGGAGCCGGGTGCCGATCAGATGCTGCGCCGCATCCTTGCCAATGTCCACGCAGGCGAGGATTCCGGCAACGCGCGTTTCGCCCGCACCCTGTTCGAGCAGGCGCTCAACCGGCAGGCCCTGAGGCTCTCGCTCGACACCGAGCGGAGCCTCGACGCGCTCGATCGCGACGACGTCATGATGCTCACCACGGACGATCTCGTGGAGGCTGCGCAGGCTCTGGGCGAGGAACCGGAGCCGGAGCCCCAGCCGGAACCCGAACGTACCTCGTGGTGGCGCTGGCTGATATCACCGAGCGGATGA
- a CDS encoding serine hydrolase domain-containing protein: MTGRTTPSARRARALGVGVTTSLSAAILLTGCSAASPAATLTSSSTAASTPASSSSSPPAERHCAPEGELPATVQAGLQESVEQTMAEYGVPGAAVGVWIPGQGTWTSVSGSADLENGVAVDPAMQWPLRSITKSYTVTLVLQLADQGVISLDDTIDEYVEGVTDGDRITLRDLAGMASGNADYTNQDFVDAFDEDPERIFTLDDLNGFMLGKPAQFEPGTRKVYTNANTNLLGAVVEQATGRPFDAVLQDLVLEPLDQDDTEYIVDAATWETAHPVGYAPDEDGPAPQAANMSVFGPAGSMVSTLDDGRVWAETLATGTLLGTATQAERLVGAPLDAGPPYDLYALGIGETGGWWGHNGEGFGFTAALFHQPETGASIVVFMNLSNEASGAHPADQLFRRLAAVIESGAKP; encoded by the coding sequence GTGACGGGACGCACCACACCATCGGCCCGCCGCGCTCGTGCGCTCGGCGTCGGCGTGACCACCAGCCTCAGCGCGGCGATCCTCCTGACGGGATGCTCGGCAGCATCGCCCGCCGCCACGCTCACTTCCTCCTCCACTGCGGCCTCCACACCTGCCTCCTCCAGTTCCTCCCCGCCTGCCGAACGCCACTGCGCACCGGAAGGAGAACTGCCCGCGACAGTGCAGGCCGGTCTTCAGGAGAGCGTCGAGCAGACGATGGCCGAGTACGGGGTGCCCGGCGCTGCCGTCGGGGTCTGGATCCCCGGCCAGGGCACATGGACCTCGGTGTCCGGGAGTGCCGACCTCGAGAACGGCGTAGCAGTCGATCCCGCGATGCAGTGGCCCCTGCGCAGCATCACCAAGTCCTACACCGTGACGCTCGTCCTGCAACTCGCCGATCAGGGCGTGATCTCACTCGATGACACCATCGATGAGTACGTCGAGGGTGTCACCGACGGAGACCGGATCACCCTCCGCGATCTCGCCGGTATGGCCAGCGGCAACGCCGACTACACCAACCAGGACTTCGTGGACGCGTTCGACGAGGATCCGGAGCGCATCTTCACCCTCGACGACCTCAACGGATTCATGCTGGGCAAGCCCGCCCAGTTCGAGCCGGGTACCCGGAAGGTCTATACCAACGCGAACACCAATCTGCTCGGCGCCGTCGTCGAGCAGGCCACCGGCCGGCCGTTCGACGCCGTGCTGCAGGACCTCGTCCTCGAACCGCTCGACCAGGACGACACCGAGTACATCGTCGATGCTGCGACATGGGAGACCGCCCATCCGGTGGGCTATGCGCCCGACGAGGATGGACCCGCACCGCAAGCCGCCAACATGTCCGTCTTCGGCCCGGCAGGATCGATGGTGTCCACGCTCGACGACGGGCGCGTCTGGGCGGAGACTCTCGCCACCGGCACCCTGCTCGGGACAGCGACGCAAGCGGAACGCCTCGTCGGAGCACCCCTCGACGCCGGGCCGCCCTATGATCTGTACGCGCTCGGCATTGGCGAGACCGGGGGCTGGTGGGGGCACAACGGTGAGGGCTTCGGCTTCACGGCCGCCCTCTTCCACCAGCCGGAGACCGGTGCATCCATCGTGGTCTTCATGAACCTGTCCAACGAGGCATCCGGTGCCCATCCCGCCGATCAGCTCTTCCGCCGCCTCGCGGCCGTCATCGAAAGTGGGGCAAAGCCATGA
- the dacB gene encoding D-alanyl-D-alanine carboxypeptidase/D-alanyl-D-alanine endopeptidase: MLVAAGATSCSVAPAADERPVAPVPEAALEVMGQPEYADGRWHISAADIDTGEVLVDLDGGKMAEPGSFVKTYSAGAAWLTWGPDHTITTPVKRVGDVVDGVLQGDLVLVGKGDLTMGGRTKPDGTVDFTDLDHNDANPIPGATLTTEDPLTGLNDLAAQVRAAGISAVSGDVVVDDRLFAGELAGEPITPIIINQNILDLQIAPGAVGEPATVELTPAVEPWRVRSDITTVAAGEKAEVTNPVSAGDGEIVISGTVAVDSDPQVKVLAVDDPATFARTAFIEALGRAGVAVADDPIVVNSTSGLAPQADLDALPSVAELESLPLAQEATYVMKISYNRGAQTFICLLAVETGKDDCSTGMSEAGRIWKDAGLDITGASLIDGSGLDGNYITAENAVQIQTIMAERPDAERWRDTLPILGVDGSLSTVQVDSPAAGKVFAKTGTLVGGDSFNGRARLGTKTLGGVMETDSGRKVAFAIIMNQGFADGIEGVFKANDDVGAVAAVIQQGY; the protein is encoded by the coding sequence ATGCTCGTTGCAGCAGGGGCGACGTCCTGCAGTGTCGCACCCGCCGCCGACGAAAGACCCGTGGCGCCGGTGCCGGAGGCTGCCCTGGAGGTCATGGGTCAGCCGGAGTACGCGGACGGCCGCTGGCACATCTCGGCCGCCGATATCGATACGGGCGAGGTGCTGGTCGACCTCGACGGCGGCAAGATGGCCGAGCCGGGCTCGTTCGTGAAGACCTACAGCGCCGGCGCGGCGTGGCTGACCTGGGGACCGGACCACACGATCACCACTCCGGTGAAACGGGTCGGCGACGTCGTCGACGGGGTACTCCAGGGAGACCTCGTCCTCGTCGGCAAGGGAGACCTCACGATGGGTGGGCGGACCAAGCCGGACGGCACCGTCGACTTCACTGATCTCGATCACAACGATGCCAATCCGATTCCTGGTGCCACGCTCACGACAGAGGACCCTCTGACCGGATTGAACGATCTCGCCGCGCAGGTCAGGGCCGCCGGGATCAGCGCGGTCAGCGGGGACGTCGTCGTCGACGACCGGCTCTTCGCGGGTGAGCTGGCCGGAGAACCGATCACACCGATCATCATCAACCAGAACATCCTCGACCTCCAGATCGCGCCTGGAGCGGTCGGCGAACCGGCGACGGTGGAGCTGACCCCTGCCGTGGAGCCGTGGCGCGTCAGAAGTGACATCACGACCGTCGCTGCCGGCGAGAAGGCCGAGGTAACGAATCCGGTGTCGGCAGGAGACGGCGAGATCGTGATCAGCGGCACGGTCGCCGTCGACAGCGACCCGCAGGTGAAGGTGCTCGCGGTGGACGACCCCGCGACCTTCGCCCGCACGGCGTTCATCGAGGCACTCGGACGGGCAGGCGTGGCGGTGGCCGATGATCCGATCGTCGTGAACTCGACGTCGGGTCTCGCGCCGCAGGCCGATCTCGACGCGCTTCCGTCCGTCGCGGAGCTCGAGTCGCTACCGTTGGCGCAGGAAGCGACCTACGTGATGAAGATCAGCTACAACCGTGGCGCCCAGACGTTCATCTGCCTCCTGGCCGTGGAGACCGGCAAGGACGACTGCAGCACCGGAATGAGCGAGGCCGGACGGATCTGGAAGGACGCTGGTCTCGACATCACCGGAGCCTCCCTGATCGACGGGTCGGGCCTGGACGGCAACTACATCACGGCCGAGAACGCCGTCCAGATCCAGACGATCATGGCGGAGCGCCCGGACGCCGAGCGCTGGAGGGACACCCTCCCCATCCTGGGCGTGGACGGCTCCCTCTCCACCGTGCAGGTCGACAGCCCCGCTGCGGGGAAGGTGTTCGCCAAGACCGGCACGCTGGTCGGCGGCGATTCCTTCAACGGGCGCGCCCGGCTCGGCACCAAGACGCTCGGAGGGGTCATGGAGACCGATAGCGGCCGCAAGGTCGCATTCGCGATCATCATGAATCAGGGGTTCGCGGACGGCATCGAAGGGGTGTTCAAGGCGAACGACGACGTCGGGGCGGTAGCGGCGGTCATCCAGCAGGGCTACTGA